TTGCTGGATACTCCTCCAATCTCAAAGGAGTCTTCTATCCGATCATTTCTTGATCACATACAACGGCATCTGCGTGTCTTAAATCAGCTTGGTGAGCCCACCGATTATTGGGACTCATTATTGATCGTGCTATTCGTAagcaaatttaacaattttatgcGGGAGCGATGGGAGGAATTCAGTTGTGGCGTAAGTAAACCCACAATGAAGCAGATGCTTACCTTTTTAACAAAGCGCGCTCAACTTGAAGGTTCTAGGGCTCAAGCACCTGCGCCTCCTCCAAATAATTCTAGGCAAGCACCGTCAAACGGACGAGCTCAATCGCGTTCTCAGCAATCGTTCGCAGCTTCTACCTCTCAAAATCGCTGTCTCTATTGTCAAGGTGGCGATCATTATATCTATTCGTGTAAGGGCTTCGCAGCTTTATCACCGTTTGCTCGCTATGAAGCGGCAAAAGGGTCTAATTTATGCACTAATTGTCTTCGTAAGGGTCATCACTCTTCACAGTGCCCTTCAGGAAAGTGTCAAGCGTGTGGTTATAGACATCATACTCTACTTCACTTCGATAAATCAAAACCTGAAATGCCGCCTTTGAATGCATCTGCGACGGCCTTCGATATGCCTAAATCGACTATAAATATGCACGCTCAGGTCTCATCTGAAGCGTTGCTAGCTACAGCTATTGTGGACCTTGTAAATAAGCAAGGAAAAATCAGGCAATGCCGAGTATTCCTGGATGCAGGATCTCAGGCGCACTTTATCACAGAAAAGGCTGCTAAGTTCTTAAATCTGGATAAAAAGGCGGTAAACATCTCAGTAACTGGGGTGGACAACACCTCTACAAGTGTCAAACACTCTGCTCGCGCCACTTTAAAATCGCGTCATagcaaatttcaaaaaattgttgaatttttaattgttcccCAGATCAGCCAGTCAATGCCATCCATTGCCATTAATGTAACTCAGCTCGAAATACCTAAAAATATATCCCTCGCGGACCCAGAGTTCTATAAGCCGTCTGAGGTCGATGCTCTGATCGGAGTGAAGCTCTTTTATAAGCTCCTTAGTGTGGGACAAATTTCCCTCAAAAATCATCCCGACGCTGTTCTGCATAAAACGCTGCTTGGGTGGATAGTTGCTGGGGAAATAAACAGCAATTTGAGCGTTTCCAACGTGTCGTGTCATCTTAATTTAAACTCACCATCGTCTGATATCTCTTTAACCCGATTTTGGGAGGTGGAAGAAATTCCGTCTGTTGCAATCTTATCTTCGGAAGAAAAGGCTTGTGAAGAGCACTATAAGCTTCATACCACTCGGACTGTAGAGGGTCGGTATGTAGTTCGCTTGCCGTTCAACAGCAAAAAGAGCAGACTAGGCGATTCATATTCGTCAGccttaaaaagattttttgcgCTAGAAAGGCGTTTCCAACGAGACCATGCAATCAAGCATGATTACCTCGAATTTTTGCGGGAGTATAAAGAGTTGGGTCACATGTCGGTGTCCGATGACTTATGTGAAGATCATTTAGGGTTCTATCTCCCTCATCATGCTGTCCTAAAGGACGACAGCATCACCACCAAGATCCGTGTAGTCTTTGACGGTTCTGCGAAAACATCTACGGGAATTTCCTTGAATGACACTTTAATGGTTGGTCCACAACTTCAGGATAGTTTATTTACAATACTCACTCGTTGGCGATCTCACCCTTACGTGCTCACTGCCGACGTAGAGAAGATGTACAGGCAAATCCTCGTACACCCCGAGGATGCAATCTACCAAAAAATTCTGTATCGCGAAACCTCTCAAGAGCCCATTAAGACCTGTTTGCTGAGCACAGTCACCTATGGCACTGCTTGTGCGTCTCACTTATCAGTGCGCACCCTTCATCAACTTGCTTACGATGAAGGTCCTGCATACCCTCTGGCTGTCATCGCTCTGCTGAGGGACTTCTACGTCGACGATTTGTTTACCGGCGCTAAAACTCTCGCAGAAGCAGAGTGCATACGTgacgaattaattaatttattgaaaagggGCAATTCCGTCTTCGCAAATGGGCCTCCAACGAGCCTGCCCTTATCCAAAATTTACCTCAGGCCTCAGAGGGAATCCACATGTCCCTGGATCCTGACGCTACCATCAAAACTCTCGGTATACGGTGGAGTCCTCGGGACGACACACTCTTCTACACTATTAGCGCGCCTGCTTCCGAGGCCACTACCAAGCGTGcaattttatcacaaattgCGAAACTATTTGATCCACTAGGCCTCCTTGGCCCTATAATTGTCTATGCTAAGATAATAATGCAGCTTTTGTGGAAGGCTGGACTGGCCTGGGATGAATCAATCCCGATCTCAATTCACTCACTATGGGCCCAATTTCGGGCCCAGTTGTCTATGATTGAAGAGCTGCGTTTCAAGCGCAGCGTTGCTTTCTCGGGAGCAGTCGATGTCCAATTGCATGGATTTTGTGACGCAAGCGAGCGAGCATACGGAGCATGTATCTACATCCGCTCTATCGATGAGGCTGGGCATGTTCGTACTCATCTGGTTTGTTCAAAATCACGAGTTGCCCCAGTGTCATCACTATCATTACCTCGATTAGAGCTCTGCGCTGCGTTATTGCTTTCCAGACTCTATGACGTAGCTATTAAAACCCTATTGTTGGATATTAAGGACGTTTACTTATGGTCTGACTCGACTATCACACTTCATTGGATAAATACCCCTCCTCATCTACTAAAAACCTTCGTTGCCAATCGAGTGGCGGAGATTCAGAGGCTTTCTCATCGTTGCCATTGGCGCCACGTGTCTTCTCAAGACAATCCCGCGGACTCTATTTCGCGTGGCCAAACTCCGGCTGAGTTCGTGGCCAACAGCATCTGGCAGACTGGCCCAAGTTGGCTGCAGTGCGAGCCTAGCACTTGGCCCAAGGGAGCTCTCCCTTCAATCGACATTCCAGAAATGAAGCCTATAATTCCCGATCGCGTGCTTTGTATGAAAATAGAGTGCGGACTCAATGATCTGCTCGAAAAATACCACTCTAGCCATAAATTAAAACGGGTAGTGGCTTACGTAATGCGTTTTGTTTACAACGCTCGCCATAAAAATCATCGCAGATTTGATCGATTAAGTTTACAGGAGCTACAACAAGCTCATGATCTCATAATAAGGATTACTCAGCACTCCGCCTTTCTGAAAGAAATAAAGCaactaaaaaacaatgaaGTTATCTCCGacaatagtaaattaattccGTTAAATCCCTATCTTGACGAGCAAGATCTCCTAAGAGTAGGAGGAAGGCTGGCTCGTTCCTCGCTAACTAAGGAGCAGCAACACCCCCTGCTCTTACCAGCTCGTCATTATATAACGCGTCTTATCATAACCGAAGAGCACGTGCGGCTGAAGCATGCTGGCACTCAAGCCACCCTATACTCGGTGCGTCAAACGTATTGGCCCTTAGACGGTCGCAACATTACGCGAAAAATTATCTATCGTTGCATTACCTGCTTTCGAGCGAAACCGCGTGCCGCTGATCACGTCATGGGAATCCTGCCTGAACCCCGTGTCACCCCTTCCCGTCCTTTCCTCCGTGTTGGAGTCGACTACTGCGGTCCTTTATACATAAAGGAAAAACGCTTTCGCAATCGTAGCCGATTGAAGGTTTATGTCGCAATTTACGTATGCATGTCAACCAAAGCAGTTCACTTAGAACTAGTAAGTGATCTCACCACCGAGGCCTTTATTGGCAGCCTCCGAAGATTGTTTTCAAGGCGTGGAAAATCTCTCGAGATATACTCGGATAACGCCACGAATTTCGTCGGGGCAAACCGTGAGCTTAATGAACTGCAAACATTGTTTAATTCGGAGGAGCATAAGAACTCCGTCCTAAGTTTTCTTACGTCCGAAAGGATAACTTGGCATTTTATTCCCCCTCGTGCCCCCCACTTCGGTGGGCTCTGGGAGGCCGCCGTAAAATCTTTTAAGCATCATCTGATTCGTACAGTTGGTGATACGCTGTTAACATTTGAACAGCTCGAGACGTGCGTTATAGAAATAGAAGCAATTTTAAATTCCCGCCCTATTTCTCCTATGTCCTCTGATCCAAATGACCTGCTCTCCCTTACCGCTGGTCATTTCCTAGTTGGTGGTCCTCTGACAAGCTTTCCTCAGGACGACCTCACCGACACACCATCTAATCGCCTATCAGCTTGGCAACATGCTCAGCAGCTGAAGCAACATTTTTGGAAGCGCTGGCACAAGGAATACCTACACCAACTCATAACCCTGAGCGGGCACCTCGACAAATCGAACGTTCTACAGGTTGGTTCACTGGTGCTTATTGTAGAAGAAAATCTTCCTCCACTTCAATGGGCGCTAGGGCGCATTACCACAGTACATCCCGGAGCAGACGGCATCATCAGGGTGGTTACCGTGAAGACTTCCACCGGCGAATACAAACGCTGCACCAAACGCGTGTGCCCATTGCCCCTTGACTAGTGGCGACTTCACCAACATTTATTTTGAACGCAGATCCGTTCAAGGCGGGCGGCATGTTCCGTCGCGGAATAATAGTCTtatattagtttattattttccgtatatgtaatgaatttaatttacgccttgtaatattttgtatttttagtttaaaatatttgtcccTAGAATTTAGGAATTacccatcttttttttttttttttttttattttttttttatctgcaattttattttattgttatattagcttcatttattttaccttATTTTAAACATCTGTTTAGGATTTAGttgaaaacttattttatgtctaaatattttttgctcaaGTAAACGGCCAAACATCGGCTCTATTGTTTAGggattaagtttaaaatttaaaaatgtaaaacacTTCTAGTCCCGTGTTTACGACTCCTTTGCTCCTTatccttaaattatttaagcccTATCATAAATCAGTCCGGACATCTGTTCCTAATTGCACTCGTCTACTTTCCAAAATAGTCCAGTCACCATTTTTGTTTTCTGTATCTCACTCTCTCGGCTCGTCCTCTTTCACTTTCGTTTTGCCCCCCTTCTACTCCGCCATACTCCCACGACGATACGACCCTTCCCCATTTTCTCTGGCCCTTCTAATGCCCTCCGCGCTCCAATCACAACCCTTAGTTTTCCACTTTCCTTCTAACACGCCCCTTTTTCCCCCAATCTTAGTTCTTTAAGTTTAACGCtaagatatttttgtaaaatgtaaAACACCATTATTGTACTCGATACTTTGAAGAGATCAGCATTGCGCTCGGTCTAATAAATCcacaacaatatttatttagcaaaattgcttgttaaatacttatttcttaacaaaattacttgttaagattggttttaagttaattgtttaaattattatttaacaaaattaattgttaaaatttattctcgcGGCAAACTAGTCGCGAGACAGATACATCCTGTCCCTCATGCTGTTCTTTTTGCTCCTTTTTATCACTCCCCATACTGCATTTGTGGCCTTTTGTGCTTTTTGTGCTAGttcctttttttgtttccctgCGCTATTCCTTGTGGTGAAATGGTAcccaagatatttaaattctttgacttCTTCGACCTCACTTCCTTTATACATCCATTTCTTTCCCTTCTTTTTTCTACCTCCATTTCTgcatattagaatttttgtttttttcacgttCACCTCCATCTTATTCTCTTCTGTGTATCTTTCTAGCTCTTTCAGCATCCCTCTTAGCTCCTCTTCTGTGTCCGCAACTAGCGCCACATCATCCGCATATTTCATGACATGTATTCGTTGGTTCCGAATCATTGTCCCTCCTCTCTTCTTCTCTTCCATCGTCTTTTCTAGGTCGTCGATATCTATGCCATATAACGCTCCGCTCATCGCACACCCTTGTCTTACCCCTTTTcttgttataaattcttttgtctGTCTTCTTTTTCCTACTTTCACCTTACAATatgttcttttatatatttctcttattattcTGTGCATTCTCCCTCTGGCCCCCTTCCTCCATACCTTTCTCTTCATTTTTGGTCTCCTGACTGTGTCGAACGCCGCTCTAAAGTCTATGAACCCGATGCATAATTTTCCTCCCTTCCTCttcattttgttgtttattagactattcaatacaaatatgtGGTCCCTTGTCCCTCTTTTTTTCCTGAACCCCGCCTGACTctctcttaaaattttttctttatttatccAGTTATCTAGCCTCTCCGTCATCATAGTTGTCAATAACTTGTACCCTGTATTTAAAAGCGAAATTCCCCtgtaattttctgttctttctTCGTCTCCTGCTTTGTAAATCGGAATTATCACTGCTGTGTCCCATCATTCTGGCATACTTCCTTCGtcccatattttatttataatttcgccTATCCATTCAATGACATCTGGTGCACTGTTCTTTATAAATTCTGCTGCCATCCCGTCTTCCCCTGGAGCTTTGTGATTCCCGAGCTTTCTTATCGCGGCTTTCACTTCTCTCCTGCTGAAGTTTTCATCGAGCTTCAGCTCCTCTAATCCTTCATTACTACCTTCTCCTTTCCACGGCTCATTTTCTTTCTCTTCCGATTCTTCATTGCCTTCCCCATTCAGCAGATCACTTAAGTGCTTTTCCCATTGTTTTGCTTTTATACTGTTGCTTGCAGCTCTTTTCTTTCTTCCTCTGAACCTATTTATGGCTTCCCACCATTTTGTCATGTCTTTGGCGTTATTTATCTCCTCACACCTTTCCATCATCCACCTTTCCTTGCTCTCTTTGATTGTTTCCCTATATTTCTTTCTGCTTTCGTTCagatttctctttttttctttgttattatccttgatgaattctttgagcttcttccatacttcttttctttttttttaccctcgaTATTGTACCACTTTTCTTTCTCCTTTGTATCTTTGTCCTTCTTTCCTTTCATCACCATCCCCGTTTTTTCAGCCCCTTTTCTTACTATTTCCTTTATATCCTCCCACTCAAGCTCGCTTTTTTCCTCTAGTGCTTCTGTCAGTGCTTCCTGCGTTGCTTCTGCATACTcctgtattttttctttcttccagATCAGCTTATTTGCTCCAATTTCTTCCTGCTCTTCCTCCTCTGAAATGCAGCTTCCTTCCTTACTCTCTTCCTCATTTCTCTTTACCTTATATCTCGCCAACACTGGTAGATGATCTGACTCTATTCTTTCCACCACTCTTACCTCTATTTCTTGCTCATCGCCTCTGTCCAGCGTTAGTATTAGGTCAATTACTGATCCTAAACTCTCTTCGTCTCCCCCGACGTAAGTTATTTCCCCACCTTCATCACCTCTTGCTCTATCATTTTATACGCAGAGTCCTAACTCATCACACatctttagtaatttttttccttcgctGTTTACTGTCTTGTCTctcgattttctttttttcctcaCTCTGCCTTCGTCCTCTCCTGTTACGTTTTCTTCTCCGATTCTCGCATTAAAGTCCCCAATGATCATCACGCTTTCGTCCCTGTTTGCACATTCTTCTATCTGCCTTCTTAGCTCCGTTTCTAATTTGCTCATTCCTACATTGTTATACACTGTGATTATACTTTCACTTTCCTTACTTTCTTCCAACATCATTCCGTATTTCCATTCTCTGACTTCCCATTTTggtttgcaattttttttatcccaatAATATAACTTCCCTTTGCTCTTCCTCTCTGTTTCTCTCTCGTCGCAGGCTTCGCCCACCATTTGAATTCTTTGCTCAGCCTCTCACATGTTATTTCCACCTTATCTTCCATTACTCATGTCCCCACTAGCACAACAATCTCGTTTTCTTCCATCATTGTGGCAGCTTTTTCTACCTCATTCATACCTGCAACATTCCAAAACATTATTTTCCTTCTATTTTCTTGCTCTCTTCCTTTATTTTGGTCCTCTCTCTCCTTGGCCTCTGtgtctctttctgtacccACTCTTCACTCCTTTTTCTCATCATTCGCCTACTTTCATAATTCCAattctccttttttttattccaacaCCACCACACCaccctaatttttattttcttccccTCTACTTCTGTTACATTGCCATTACTCTGCTCCCATTTTGCTTTTCTTCTTATCCACCTCTCAACTTCTAACTCTCTACTCGTTTTTTCTTTCCCCACCCACACTCCGGTCCCTTTCATAATCTTCCGTCTTCCCAGAATGTCTCTCTTCTCTTTCTCATTTGCACTTTCGATTATTATCTGTCTTCCTTTCTGGAATTTTACTCTCATCGGCTCAATTCTGACTTTCAATCTCCTTTCCATCACCTCCATTACGTCTTCTTTTCTTCGGTACATgccattttcataatatatgtgtatgtttaACCTTTTTTGCTTCCTTTCTTTTAGTTCTTCCTCCAGCtcatttccattaattttttttggcttttCTTCAATgagcttttctttttcttgtctTCTCCATTCTTTATTTGTTTTGTCCTTCTTATCTTGTCTTTTCCTCGCCTCGCTCACAAATCTTTCCACCTCATTTTCCAAGCTCCATTCCCTCATTTCTTGAACATTCCTTTCATTCGCCCACGCGTTTTCTGTTTCCTTCACTCTTGATCGCCCTCTTTCCTGCCTTCCTCCACTGTTACTCTTTCCTTGTCTCTTTGTGTCGTGACTCTGACTGTCGTGttgcttttctttttttttcctcggtTGCTTTTGTCTTATTTGGTATGTTCGTCTTACTTTCTttctccttttttattttttcacttagcTCTTTAATTACTCTGTCCTTTTCCTGTATGCTTTGTTATCTTTTACCAATTTCCTTCTCTAATCTTTCTATTTCCTGTCTGTGTCTTCTTTCCTTTTCCACTTGGTCTTCTTTACATTTGCTCCTAATTATTTGGGCCCCTATCTTCGAGGTTTCTTGTCTTGTACATGCCTTTATTTCTTCCATTGATTTCATTATCaattcttcaacttttgtttttacccTGTCTTCTATCTCTGCGATCAATTGCCACATCTTTtcctctgaatttttttcactatcctTCATTTCCTGCTTTTGGCTCCAATTTGACATTCCAGTCTGCGTTGCTTGTTCTCTTGTCTTTTTTCACACTTCATCTTTCTGTTTGTCTTTCCTATCATTGATTGTCTCGATTATATCTAACTCTTTCGCCTCTTCATTACTGTCCTTCTCAACTTGCAGACTTTCTCTACTGTTTCTTGCCGGTGTTCTCGCTATCTGAAATCCGGCTCTGCACCAGTCTGTTCCTACCTCATTTATATTGTCTGTGTTTTCTACCTTTTTTGCTTTTGCCATTATTATATCCATCTGActaaacacaaatttttctaatgctCCATTTTTCATACCGTAGTCTCTTTTACTCGCTGAATTTGTACTTTTGAATTTGCGCGGCCTTCCCCTCCTTCTCTTGGTCATCCCGGCGCTTGCGCCATTCGCTTTACCTCTCTCATGTCTTTCCTCGTCACTTGTCATCTCTTTGTATGTGCTGCCCTCTCGTTCCTCGTCACTTTTTTCCTTCGTCTTGTCTCCAACCAATTTCTTTATGTCCGCCAAAACCCTGATTGCTTTTACCTTTTGGTTTCCGCGTCTGTTGCTTTTCCCGTGCCAcagcttttctttttttttattattcacgttGTTTGGCGTTTTTCACTCCCACGttttttactctaaacttacttgccttttctttttttttttcactatttcatttatttttgcactAGCTACTCTTTTACACGTCTGTACACTTACACAGCTTACAGCGCTCCtttcagggccaactaatatttattattttttttttattctttcagttaaatcttatattaaataaattattgtttataaaattgacttaaaattacacttttcagcgcttcattgtattgaaaaatacttatttaaatgttttcatttcagggcaaactaatatttaatttttttattttttcagctagatcattaactaattaaattgttacttaTAAAACTGACATcaaatgacaaatttaaactccccattgtaatgataaaaacttactcaataatttctgtttcagggccaactaatatttatttttttatttttttttttttaattctttcagtcaaattttaaactaaataaattattgtttataaaatttatattaaacggCACTTTTCAGCACCttgttaaaaagttgaaaacttgtttaaaaatttccatttcaggAATCAACTAAcatgaattgttttatttttttttttaattttttcagtcaggtcttacatcaaataaattattcttaatataATCGACGTCAAGTGGGACTTCAGCGCCTTATCATTACGACGAAGAGTTTTTCAATCAATCCAATATCATGGTGaactgtcataattttttctatttttattttttgactttgattttaagtaaattatacaaaaaacaacCATACCCATACGTAAAACCATACCAAATTAAAACCGAACGGCTCTTTTCGGCGCCTGGCTCACATGGAGAAAGTTCTTGAGCTTTTGGGGTCCTGTTCATGCAGGGCCCCCCcccccaaattttttatacgtctattcttttcaagtttcaaattatactaaataagCAGTCATaagatatacaaaattttttttccgtacaaataacataaaatttttttcttgcagaGTATAATttccttaaataaaatttccgaaTACCCATAAAACCCATCTTTAACTTTATCCTTTCCCATTGGACTCAACAAAttcatgaaacttttttttgctgaATTTTACggcaattagtaaaaaattttctaacctAGTCTGCagaatttttatctatcaTCTCTGTActcaaagataaatatatttataaactaaagtgtgaactataatttaacgaatgttaaaaaattgtaattctttgtcagtcatttaaaacaatgaaacATTTACTGCGAAAAAATATCGGAGCATTGATGTGAGTTAAATGTTAcagaacttaaattattatccacGAACGTAAATTATAGTGGCCCTAAAAAGAGCCATTTCCAACTCAAAGTGTAAATTTTCAGTatccaattataaaaaatctgtccatagaaataaaaagaattccCAAAGAAAGACATATTTCGTTTGAGATTTCCTCAAAATAACATGGAAACCAAATTATAAAGTTGtgatgacaacttttttttcacaacccGGGATATTTTTCTACTACTTATTGGTTAGCCGATACCGACTCaatcaatattgttattattttgcgttataaataattacttaaagcTGTAAAACCATAAAACTTACACTCTTGTAAACATTAAacagtcaataaaaatacttagttggaatacttatatttgttaaaataagagACTAATGGTgaggcaaaaataaatatatgcacaactcgaaatgtataaaaaatcataatttagtaaatattaaaatttgtacttgTTGTTTAGCcacttactaaataaatataaatattgaaagagTATGGAAGCAAGGATTGAATTCTTAGGTGTAAACTTGAATTGTTCTTtacgtatgaaaaatttggtggccctgaaaagggccgtttttaaCTTAAGTCAGAACTTAAGTATCTAATTAGAAAGTATCTTCACCTGTACCATGATATATACTTCATCGCTGGCTTCATGTAATATGCCACAGAAGTCGTCTCTGCCACGTCGTCTGATGCAGTTGCCCAAGTGTATGTAG
This genomic window from Microplitis demolitor isolate Queensland-Clemson2020A chromosome 6, iyMicDemo2.1a, whole genome shotgun sequence contains:
- the LOC128668082 gene encoding uncharacterized protein LOC128668082, whose protein sequence is MTAEQIKALKTKRGNAKRSLTTYENFLKKFDPSKDFPILEKRYKEIETVRKLFEEYQHELEALLEESEELTAYRTEFENLYYETYAIATNLLSEQRKRDTSLVSSPTTSSPSATSSSSLSVSQGVVSSIAAQLVNTVPIPSVTISPSNQSAVLSTPTPVNNNFTAPHAFNHPMSMLPALPTITLPTFSRSFDTWLGFYDLFNSLVNEDHNIPHIRKLIYLKGCLTGEAANVISCLETSSQNYEVAWGLLKERYDDRRFIRDSYIKSLLDTPPISKESSIRSFLDHIQRHLRVLNQLGEPTDYWDSLLIVLFVSKFNNFMRERWEEFSCGVSKPTMKQMLTFLTKRAQLEGSRAQAPAPPPNNSRQAPSNGRAQSRSQQSFAASTSQNRCLYCQGGDHYIYSCKGFAALSPFARYEAAKGSNLCTNCLRKGHHSSQCPSGKCQACGYRHHTLLHFDKSKPEMPPLNASATAFDMPKSTINMHAQVSSEALLATAIVDLVNKQGKIRQCRVFLDAGSQAHFITEKAAKFLNLDKKAVNISVTGVDNTSTSVKHSARATLKSRHSKFQKIVEFLIVPQISQSMPSIAINVTQLEIPKNISLADPEFYKPSEVDALIGVKLFYKLLSVGQISLKNHPDAVLHKTLLGWIVAGEINSNLSVSNVSCHLNLNSPSSDISLTRFWEVEEIPSVAILSSEEKACEEHYKLHTTRTVEGRYVVRLPFNSKKSRLGDSYSSALKRFFALERRFQRDHAIKHDYLEFLREYKELGHMSVSDDLCEDHLGFYLPHHAVLKDDSITTKIRVVFDGSAKTSTGISLNDTLMVGPQLQDSLFTILTRWRSHPYVLTADVEKMYRQILVHPEDAIYQKILYRETSQEPIKTCLLSTVTYGTACASHLSVRTLHQLAYDEGPAYPLAVIALLRDFYVDDLFTGAKTLAEAECIRDELINLLKRGLLGPIIVYAKIIMQLLWKAGLAWDESIPISIHSLWAQFRAQLSMIEELRFKRSVAFSGAVDVQLHGFCDASERAYGACIYIRSIDEAGHVRTHLVCSKSRVAPVSSLSLPRLELCAALLLSRLYDVAIKTLLLDIKDVYLWSDSTITLHWINTPPHLLKTFVANRVAEIQRLSHRCHWRHVSSQDNPADSISRGQTPAEFVANSIWQTGPSWLQCEPSTWPKGALPSIDIPEMKPIIPDRVLCMKIECGLNDLLEKYHSSHKLKRVVAYVMRFVYNARHKNHRRFDRLSLQELQQAHDLIIRITQHSAFLKEIKQLKNNEVISDNSKLIPLNPYLDEQDLLRVGGRLARSSLTKEQQHPLLLPARHYITRLIITEEHVRLKHAGTQATLYSVRQTYWPLDGRNITRKIIYRCITCFRAKPRAADHVMGILPEPRVTPSRPFLRVGVDYCGPLYIKEKRFRNRSRLKVYVAIYVCMSTKAVHLELVSDLTTEAFIGSLRRLFSRRGKSLEIYSDNATNFVGANRELNELQTLFNSEEHKNSVLSFLTSERITWHFIPPRAPHFGGLWEAAVKSFKHHLIRTVGDTLLTFEQLETCVIEIEAILNSRPISPMSSDPNDLLSLTAGHFLVGGPLTSFPQDDLTDTPSNRLSAWQHAQQLKQHFWKRWHKEYLHQLITLSGHLDKSNVLQVGSLVLIVEENLPPLQWALGRITTVHPGADGIIRVVTVKTSTGEYKRCTKRVCPLPLD
- the LOC128668083 gene encoding uncharacterized protein LOC128668083; translated protein: MSGALYGIDIDDLEKTMEEKKRGGTMIRNQRIHVMKYADDVALVADTEEELRGMLKELERYTEENKMEVNVKKTKILICRNGGRKKKGKKWMYKGSEVEEVKEFKYLGYHFTTRNSAGKQKKELAQKAQKATNAVWGVIKRSKKNSMRDRMYLSRD
- the LOC128668084 gene encoding glutamic acid-rich protein-like, whose product is MREWSLENEVERFVSEARKRQDKKDKTNKEWRRQEKEKLIEEKPKKINGNELEEELKERKQKRARGDEGGEITYVGGDEESLGSVIDLILTLDRGDEQEIEVRVVERIESDHLPVLARYKVKRNEEESKEGSCISEEEEQEEIGANKLIWKKEKIQEYAEATQEALTEALEEKSELEWEDIKEIVRKGAEKTGMVMKGKKDKDTKEKEKWYNIEGKKKEKKKKYRETIKESKERWMMERCEEINNAKDMTKWWEAINRFRGRKKRAASNSIKAKQWEKHLSDLLNGEGNEESEEKENEPWKGEGSNEGLEELKLDENFSRREVKAAIRKLGNHKAPGEDGMAAEFIKNSAPDVIEWIGEIINKIWDEGSMPE